Proteins from a genomic interval of Dehalococcoidia bacterium:
- a CDS encoding glucose 1-dehydrogenase, giving the protein MDEFDLKGEVALVTGGNGGIGRGIAVGLARAGAEIVIAARNEAKTAEARAEIEALGRRCLGVRCDVSRREDVQAAVRAALESFGKLSIVVANAGIAVRGAPQALAEADWLRVLGTNLNGVFYAAQAAYPALLANGGGRVITIGSEFSLFGSPTVSSYSASKGGVVQLTKSLAVAWAKDNIRVNCIIPGWVRTDLTAPLMADKESYERIVGRTPARRFAEPEELAGAAVFLASRASNFVTGQNLVVDGGYSIA; this is encoded by the coding sequence ATGGATGAGTTCGATCTGAAGGGCGAGGTCGCGCTGGTGACGGGCGGCAACGGCGGCATCGGCCGCGGCATCGCCGTAGGGCTGGCGCGGGCCGGTGCCGAGATCGTGATCGCGGCGCGCAACGAGGCGAAGACGGCGGAGGCCCGCGCCGAGATCGAGGCGCTGGGCCGGCGCTGCCTGGGCGTGCGTTGCGACGTGAGCCGGCGTGAGGACGTGCAGGCCGCGGTGCGGGCGGCGCTCGAATCCTTCGGCAAGCTGAGCATCGTCGTGGCCAATGCGGGCATCGCCGTGCGCGGGGCGCCGCAGGCGCTGGCGGAAGCCGACTGGCTGCGCGTGCTGGGCACGAACCTGAACGGCGTCTTCTACGCGGCGCAGGCGGCCTACCCGGCGCTGCTGGCGAACGGCGGCGGCAGGGTGATCACGATCGGCTCGGAGTTCTCGCTGTTCGGCAGCCCCACGGTGTCGTCGTACTCGGCCAGCAAGGGCGGCGTGGTGCAGCTCACGAAGTCGTTGGCCGTAGCCTGGGCGAAGGACAACATCCGGGTCAACTGCATCATCCCCGGCTGGGTGCGCACCGACCTGACCGCGCCGCTGATGGCCGACAAGGAGAGTTACGAGCGCATCGTCGGCCGTACGCCGGCGCGCCGTTTCGCCGAACCCGAAGAACTAGCAGGCGCCGCCGTCTTCCTCGCCTCGCGCGCCTCGAACTTCGTCACGGGCCAGAACCTGGTGGTGGATGGCGGCTACTCGATCGCGTGA
- a CDS encoding LacI family DNA-binding transcriptional regulator: MATIRDVGRAAHVSIATVSRVVNGDRSVHPGLRRLVEEAIEQLGYRPNAAARSLRLARTGTIGVVVPDLTNPTFTDILHGVEQVAAARGRNLFICDAAGSFSAQSAHLDRLYGQRVDGILIHPLGPFQAQIAATRALGIPVVVMGQRAPSGMEPEIVVDEADAARAGFRLLFELGHRRIGMIIRSYGSEPSQPMASMPVRLRDYRAAHDEAGIPVDESLLFSAQTLEEARRQASEMLARPDRPTALIAGMHRFTPGMLLAIREAGLRMPRDVSLLAHGDSLWANAFEPPISVIRLDYSAFGRRAAELFFAVEAGEAQEQTLTQRSELVVRRTCVPARLVAAAAH; encoded by the coding sequence GTGGCTACTATCCGCGACGTCGGCCGCGCGGCGCACGTTTCGATCGCCACGGTCTCGCGCGTGGTCAACGGCGACCGTTCGGTCCACCCCGGCCTGCGCCGGCTGGTCGAGGAAGCGATCGAGCAGCTCGGCTACCGGCCGAACGCCGCCGCGCGCAGCCTGCGCCTCGCCCGCACCGGCACGATCGGCGTCGTCGTGCCCGATCTCACCAATCCCACCTTCACCGACATCCTGCACGGCGTCGAGCAGGTCGCCGCGGCGCGCGGGCGCAACCTCTTCATCTGCGACGCCGCCGGCTCGTTCAGCGCCCAGAGCGCCCACCTCGACCGGCTCTACGGCCAGCGCGTGGACGGCATCCTCATCCACCCACTCGGCCCGTTTCAGGCGCAGATCGCCGCCACGCGGGCGCTGGGCATCCCCGTCGTCGTCATGGGCCAGCGCGCCCCCAGCGGCATGGAGCCCGAGATCGTGGTCGACGAGGCGGACGCTGCGCGTGCCGGCTTCCGCTTGCTCTTCGAGCTGGGCCACCGCCGCATCGGCATGATCATCCGCTCCTACGGCAGCGAGCCCTCGCAGCCGATGGCGAGCATGCCCGTGCGCCTGCGCGACTACCGCGCCGCCCACGACGAAGCGGGCATCCCCGTCGATGAGTCGCTGCTGTTCAGCGCTCAGACGCTGGAAGAGGCGCGGCGGCAGGCGAGCGAGATGCTGGCGCGGCCCGACCGCCCGACCGCCCTGATCGCGGGCATGCACCGCTTCACACCGGGCATGCTGCTCGCCATCCGTGAGGCCGGCCTGCGCATGCCGCGCGACGTCTCGCTGCTGGCGCACGGCGATTCGCTCTGGGCCAACGCCTTCGAGCCGCCGATCAGCGTGATCCGGCTCGACTACAGCGCTTTCGGCCGGCGCGCCGCCGAGCTGTTCTTCGCCGTGGAGGCGGGCGAGGCGCAGGAACAGACCCTGACCCAGCGCTCGGAGCTGGTGGTGCGCCGCACCTGCGTCCCGGCGCGGCTGGTTGCGGCAGCGGCCCATTAG
- a CDS encoding DinB family protein, with protein MVEIREYLRYFIDQLHGNYEKALADLTADEWRHRPGPETNHIGFTAWHWVRTEDNVVNFVLQRKNTVWLDQGLDQNWQLPKAAQGTGMPREEAHAMTVPPPAEFLPYARAVWQSTAPYYAALTPDELDRVVRVMPFGEIPVLQALGQILIAHGNQHLGEIWLTRELQGKSGQGF; from the coding sequence ATGGTGGAGATCCGCGAATATCTACGCTACTTCATCGACCAACTGCACGGCAACTACGAGAAGGCGCTGGCCGATCTGACGGCGGACGAGTGGCGCCACCGGCCCGGACCGGAGACGAATCACATCGGCTTCACCGCCTGGCACTGGGTGCGCACCGAAGACAACGTGGTCAACTTCGTATTGCAGCGCAAGAACACCGTCTGGCTCGACCAGGGGCTGGACCAGAACTGGCAGTTGCCGAAGGCCGCGCAGGGTACCGGCATGCCGCGCGAGGAAGCGCATGCCATGACCGTGCCACCGCCCGCCGAGTTCTTGCCCTACGCCCGCGCCGTCTGGCAGAGCACCGCGCCCTACTACGCCGCGCTCACGCCGGACGAGCTGGACCGCGTAGTGCGCGTCATGCCCTTCGGCGAAATCCCCGTCTTGCAGGCGCTCGGCCAGATCCTGATCGCGCACGGCAACCAGCACCTGGGCGAGATCTGGCTGACACGCGAGCTGCAGGGCAAGAGCGGCCAGGGCTTCTGA
- a CDS encoding Gfo/Idh/MocA family oxidoreductase, with product MCAATGIGLVGCGLIARRAHLPAFAADPHARLVAVASGHVGTAQAAAAQFSVLRVYAHWQELVADPEIDAVSICTPNALHAQIAIAAARAGKHVLVEKPMAVSLAEADAMIEAARAAGTVLMVAHNLRFQPLFAAARRELAADAIGRIFSARGVFGHAGPDGARGATSDWFWREDAAGGGALLDLGIHMVDILRWFVGEPVVDVMAMTARVQKPTFADDNALVLLCFAGGALATMQASWTARPGVDRLVTVQGERGRLVLDPAAAQPLLLLYSDGAGQRSAAAPPSDSADSLYAHFVRAVREGVHPISDGAEARASLAVVLAAYDSARGGKAVRPG from the coding sequence ATGTGCGCAGCCACCGGCATCGGCCTGGTCGGCTGCGGCCTGATCGCCCGCCGCGCGCATCTGCCCGCCTTCGCCGCCGATCCGCACGCGCGGCTTGTCGCCGTCGCCAGCGGCCATGTCGGGACCGCCCAGGCGGCCGCGGCGCAGTTCTCCGTGCTGCGCGTCTACGCACACTGGCAGGAGCTCGTGGCCGACCCGGAGATCGACGCCGTGTCGATCTGCACGCCGAACGCGCTGCACGCCCAGATCGCGATCGCCGCGGCTCGCGCCGGCAAGCACGTGCTGGTCGAGAAGCCGATGGCCGTCTCGCTGGCCGAGGCCGACGCGATGATCGAGGCGGCTCGCGCCGCCGGCACGGTGCTGATGGTGGCGCACAATCTGCGCTTTCAGCCGCTCTTCGCGGCGGCACGGCGGGAGTTGGCGGCGGACGCGATCGGCCGCATCTTCTCCGCCCGCGGCGTCTTCGGCCACGCCGGCCCGGACGGGGCCCGGGGCGCGACGAGCGACTGGTTCTGGCGGGAGGACGCGGCCGGAGGCGGCGCCCTGCTCGACCTCGGCATTCACATGGTCGATATTCTGCGCTGGTTCGTGGGCGAGCCGGTGGTGGACGTCATGGCGATGACGGCGCGGGTGCAGAAACCCACCTTCGCCGACGACAATGCGCTGGTGTTGCTGTGCTTCGCCGGCGGCGCCCTGGCGACCATGCAGGCCTCGTGGACGGCGCGGCCCGGCGTCGACAGGCTGGTCACCGTGCAGGGCGAGCGCGGCCGGCTGGTGCTCGATCCGGCGGCAGCGCAGCCGCTCCTGCTGCTGTATTCGGACGGGGCCGGCCAGCGCAGCGCGGCGGCGCCGCCGTCTGATTCGGCGGACAGCCTCTACGCCCACTTCGTGCGTGCCGTGCGCGAGGGCGTGCATCCGATCTCGGACGGCGCCGAAGCGCGTGCCAGCCTGGCGGTCGTGCTGGCGGCCTACGACTCGGCCCGTGGCGGCAAGGCGGTGCGGCCGGGCTGA
- a CDS encoding ATP-binding protein produces MTTSERATPHPAASQPASPAALAEQARLQALYALAQPRVAGEPSAALREAGALAAGALGAAHGAVLRRDGAALPDDLDGSELPAAVAAAAHEHAGDALDGDVADFVDGDGCCWALASFVRGGVDYLLLVGPFAAGEAIDRAFLAACADLLRDGVHEPPATMLMPAAIDRASVDTLLESMSDPVALYDAAGRVRSGNAAYHALLAAAGLSDGPLVAAPEIVLPRDRLGRRLRPGDSVLSRALAGRSSQAQRVFRMADGHDRHFEITGNPLRDPGGAIVGAVTVWRDTSDAVAREQALRLMDEVRRGVSHAGELRHAARAVCRRVVSHLPWVNMAAVFAEEGDALVFLAHAGFPSRAAALLSATPLGPALRATQALLGDRPTIFDTERDRPGNEAARRVVAASGAATFVNLPLAAGARRFGLLTLAGKERHVPNRDELALLEALAAQIGADLDGVQKREQAETERSRLQAVLDQLPEGVLLFDAAARLEMSNRSAEQILGRSVDPEMPLVSFGAHYGFLQADGRLYQPGDEPIVRTFSTGRPVLGEEQIVRHADGKELPIVSNVAPIRDAGGQLAAVIMVFQDITSLREMDRLRDEFLSIAGHELRTPITSIRGLAQLLERRYAQLEPEHIAAALAGITEQTAQMALLVDDLLDVSRIRSGRLSLTMQPCDLSVLLRGAVALLAPQREGEIRLHLPESLQTNGDGARLQQVFNNLLDNAAKYSDARAPIDVTLLRHDGWATVAVRDRGIGIPAEAQQHLFERFYRAENAAQYAGGLGLGLYICREIVERHGGTIAVASTPGDGSLFTVRLPIAGADAAGG; encoded by the coding sequence ATGACGACCAGCGAGAGGGCTACGCCGCATCCCGCCGCCTCCCAACCTGCCTCGCCCGCCGCCCTTGCCGAGCAGGCGCGGTTGCAGGCGCTCTACGCGCTGGCCCAACCGCGCGTCGCCGGCGAGCCGTCGGCGGCGCTGCGCGAGGCCGGGGCGCTGGCGGCCGGCGCGCTCGGAGCCGCACATGGCGCTGTGCTGCGGCGCGACGGTGCCGCGCTGCCGGATGACCTCGACGGCTCGGAGCTGCCGGCGGCAGTCGCGGCTGCGGCGCACGAGCATGCCGGCGACGCGCTTGACGGTGACGTGGCGGACTTCGTCGACGGCGACGGCTGCTGCTGGGCGCTGGCGTCGTTCGTCCGCGGCGGCGTTGACTATCTCCTGCTGGTGGGGCCGTTCGCGGCGGGCGAGGCGATCGACCGCGCCTTTCTTGCCGCCTGCGCCGACCTGCTGCGCGACGGCGTCCATGAGCCGCCGGCCACCATGCTCATGCCCGCGGCGATCGACCGGGCGAGCGTGGACACGCTGCTGGAGAGCATGAGCGATCCCGTCGCGCTCTACGATGCCGCCGGCCGCGTGCGCAGCGGCAACGCGGCCTATCATGCCCTGCTGGCGGCCGCCGGGCTCAGCGATGGGCCGCTGGTGGCCGCGCCCGAGATCGTGCTGCCGCGCGACCGCCTGGGGCGGCGCCTGCGCCCCGGCGACTCCGTGCTCTCGCGGGCGCTGGCCGGGCGCAGCTCGCAGGCGCAGCGCGTCTTCCGCATGGCCGACGGGCACGACCGCCACTTCGAGATCACCGGCAACCCGCTGCGTGACCCCGGCGGCGCCATCGTCGGCGCGGTGACGGTCTGGCGTGACACGTCGGACGCGGTGGCGCGCGAGCAGGCGCTGCGCCTGATGGACGAGGTGCGGCGCGGTGTCAGCCACGCCGGCGAGCTGCGGCACGCCGCCCGCGCCGTCTGCCGCCGTGTGGTTTCTCACCTGCCCTGGGTGAACATGGCCGCCGTCTTCGCCGAGGAGGGCGATGCGCTGGTCTTCCTCGCGCACGCGGGCTTTCCCAGCCGAGCGGCGGCGCTGCTCTCGGCCACGCCGCTGGGACCGGCGCTCCGCGCCACACAGGCGCTGCTGGGCGATCGCCCCACGATCTTCGATACCGAGCGCGACCGGCCGGGCAACGAGGCCGCGCGCCGCGTGGTGGCCGCCAGCGGCGCCGCCACCTTCGTCAACCTGCCGCTGGCCGCCGGCGCCCGGCGCTTCGGCCTGCTGACGCTGGCGGGCAAGGAACGCCACGTGCCCAACCGCGACGAGCTTGCCTTGCTGGAGGCGCTGGCCGCCCAGATCGGCGCGGACCTCGACGGCGTGCAGAAGCGCGAGCAGGCGGAGACGGAGCGCTCACGTCTGCAGGCCGTGCTCGACCAGTTGCCGGAGGGCGTGCTGCTGTTTGATGCGGCCGCGCGCCTGGAGATGAGCAACCGCAGCGCCGAGCAGATCCTGGGCCGCAGCGTCGACCCGGAGATGCCGCTGGTCAGCTTCGGCGCCCACTACGGCTTCCTGCAGGCGGACGGCCGGCTCTATCAGCCCGGCGACGAGCCGATCGTGCGCACCTTCAGCACGGGCCGGCCGGTGCTGGGCGAGGAGCAGATCGTGCGCCACGCCGACGGCAAGGAGCTGCCGATCGTCTCCAACGTGGCGCCTATCCGCGACGCCGGCGGCCAGCTCGCGGCGGTGATCATGGTCTTCCAGGACATCACCAGCCTGCGCGAGATGGATCGCCTGCGCGACGAGTTTCTCTCGATCGCCGGCCATGAGCTGCGCACGCCGATCACCAGCATCCGCGGCCTGGCGCAACTGCTGGAACGCCGTTACGCGCAGCTCGAGCCGGAGCACATCGCCGCCGCGCTGGCCGGCATCACCGAGCAGACGGCGCAGATGGCGCTGCTGGTGGACGATCTGCTCGACGTCTCGCGCATCCGCAGCGGGCGCCTTTCGCTCACCATGCAGCCCTGCGACCTCAGCGTCCTGCTGCGCGGCGCGGTTGCCCTCCTGGCGCCGCAGCGCGAGGGCGAGATCCGCCTGCACCTGCCGGAGAGCCTGCAGACCAACGGCGACGGCGCCCGGCTGCAGCAGGTGTTCAACAACCTGCTCGACAACGCGGCCAAGTACAGCGATGCCCGCGCCCCCATCGACGTGACCCTGCTGCGGCACGACGGCTGGGCGACGGTCGCCGTGCGCGACCGGGGCATCGGCATCCCGGCCGAGGCGCAGCAGCACCTGTTCGAACGCTTCTACCGGGCGGAGAACGCGGCGCAGTACGCCGGCGGCCTCGGGCTCGGTCTCTACATCTGCCGGGAGATCGTGGAGCGGCACGGCGGCACGATCGCCGTCGCCAGCACGCCGGGCGACGGCTCGCTGTTCACGGTGCGGCTGCCGATCGCCGGCGCGGACGCGGCCGGTGGCTGA
- a CDS encoding enoyl-CoA hydratase-related protein, whose product MQYQTLLVEREGHILIVTLNRPERLNALSAELTAELGSLLAELAQGEEDVRCLVLTGAGRAFCAGGDTGGMPGGASERPRRSAEAVRRSFRGAQAVVLGLQRLEIPTIAMVNGDAVGAGFDLACACDLRTAAQNARFMVAYRRIGLIPGWGGAWLYARRLGLSKAAELMFTGDFMPAEEGYRLGMISRVTPPEELRAETLALAGRIASGPPISLRLMKQLLYRGQQTDLETAMLMAATGSSITLLSEDHVEGIGAFREKRAPNFAGR is encoded by the coding sequence ATGCAGTACCAGACGCTGCTCGTGGAGCGCGAGGGCCACATCCTGATCGTCACGCTGAACCGGCCGGAGCGGCTCAACGCCCTCTCCGCCGAGCTGACGGCCGAGCTGGGCAGCCTGCTCGCCGAGCTGGCGCAGGGCGAGGAGGACGTGCGCTGCCTCGTGCTCACCGGCGCGGGCCGCGCCTTTTGCGCCGGCGGCGATACGGGCGGCATGCCCGGCGGCGCCAGCGAACGGCCGCGGCGCAGCGCCGAGGCGGTACGACGCAGCTTCCGCGGCGCCCAGGCCGTCGTGCTCGGCCTGCAGCGGCTGGAGATTCCCACGATCGCCATGGTCAACGGCGACGCGGTGGGCGCCGGCTTCGACCTCGCCTGCGCCTGCGACCTGCGCACGGCGGCGCAGAACGCCCGCTTCATGGTGGCCTACCGGCGCATCGGCCTGATTCCCGGCTGGGGCGGCGCCTGGCTCTACGCACGGCGGCTGGGGCTGAGCAAAGCAGCAGAGCTGATGTTCACCGGCGACTTCATGCCCGCCGAGGAGGGCTACCGCCTGGGCATGATCAGCCGCGTGACGCCGCCCGAAGAGCTGCGCGCGGAGACGCTGGCGCTGGCCGGGCGCATCGCCAGCGGCCCGCCGATCTCGCTGCGGCTGATGAAGCAACTGCTCTACCGCGGCCAGCAGACGGACCTGGAAACGGCGATGCTGATGGCCGCCACCGGCTCCTCGATCACCCTGCTTTCGGAAGACCACGTCGAGGGCATCGGCGCCTTCCGCGAGAAGCGCGCCCCGAACTTCGCCGGCCGCTGA
- a CDS encoding NUDIX domain-containing protein encodes MKHCGDCGTALGFGPDESGYDRQFCTACGWTWYDPPTPVTLVLVTLDDGRVVYTRKNSFEPGRWSVVSGFIPRGERAEDAALREVKEETGLDAELVRYMGTHVYAQRPDQIVIAFHARATGGVLQAGDDVDEVEAAPPELHRLRAGSTSWWLVKSLLEPPSGLLPRYEAPGRPERQS; translated from the coding sequence GTGAAGCACTGCGGCGATTGTGGCACAGCGCTCGGCTTCGGTCCCGACGAGAGCGGCTACGACCGGCAGTTCTGCACGGCCTGCGGCTGGACCTGGTACGACCCGCCCACGCCGGTCACGCTCGTGTTGGTGACGCTGGACGACGGCCGCGTCGTCTATACGCGCAAAAACAGCTTCGAGCCGGGGCGCTGGTCCGTCGTCTCCGGCTTCATTCCCCGCGGCGAGCGGGCCGAGGACGCGGCCCTGCGCGAGGTCAAGGAGGAAACCGGCCTCGACGCCGAGCTGGTGCGCTACATGGGCACACACGTTTACGCGCAGCGCCCCGACCAGATCGTGATCGCCTTTCATGCCCGCGCCACCGGCGGCGTCCTGCAGGCCGGTGACGACGTGGACGAGGTTGAGGCGGCGCCGCCGGAGCTGCACCGGCTGCGCGCCGGCAGCACGAGCTGGTGGCTGGTGAAATCGCTGCTGGAACCGCCTTCCGGGCTGCTGCCGCGCTACGAGGCGCCCGGCCGGCCGGAGCGTCAGTCGTAG
- a CDS encoding carboxymuconolactone decarboxylase family protein — protein MARIAYVTDESGSEEVKQEFARLRAARGSSPGHLYQLLAHSPKLMQRWGAFAETLRGFDQDGSVSLDARSRELAIIQVARVSGADYEWAAHLPLARREGVTEEQVQALLREDPGPFSPAERALLAYAAESTRRVQVSNATFAGLRAHFDDRHILELAITVGFYNCVARVLEGLAIDLEPGMQRIEEIGVRK, from the coding sequence GTGGCACGCATCGCCTATGTCACGGACGAGAGCGGCTCTGAAGAAGTGAAACAGGAGTTTGCGCGGCTGCGCGCGGCGCGGGGCAGCAGCCCCGGCCACCTCTACCAACTGCTGGCGCACAGTCCAAAGCTGATGCAGCGCTGGGGCGCCTTCGCCGAGACGCTGCGCGGCTTCGACCAGGACGGCTCGGTCAGCCTGGACGCGCGCAGCCGCGAGCTGGCGATCATCCAGGTAGCCCGCGTCAGCGGCGCCGACTACGAGTGGGCGGCGCACCTGCCGCTCGCCCGCCGCGAAGGCGTGACGGAGGAGCAGGTGCAGGCGCTGCTGCGCGAAGATCCGGGCCCCTTCTCGCCCGCCGAGCGCGCCCTGCTGGCCTATGCCGCCGAGTCCACGCGCCGCGTGCAGGTCTCGAACGCCACCTTCGCCGGCCTGCGCGCCCACTTCGACGACCGCCACATCCTCGAGCTGGCGATCACCGTCGGCTTCTACAACTGCGTGGCGCGCGTGCTCGAAGGGCTGGCCATCGACCTGGAGCCGGGCATGCAGCGGATCGAGGAAATAGGAGTCAGGAAATAG
- a CDS encoding amidohydrolase family protein codes for MNPHPAFVITSANIFDAEAGSLRPGLDVRVEDGRIAAIGRALPRAAAEVVDAAGLTLLPGLIDCHVHLAYDGRPGEPLDPVDPVAVYAWRMANNARATLRAGFTTVRDLGAPHAINCELMRAVEQGMVVGPRIVSAGRMVTMTGGHGWPIGREADGADEVRKAVREQLKAGARAIKLMASGGVMTPGVDPRSPQLGLEELRAGVEEAHKAGVRTASHAQAAAGIRNAVFAGIDSIEHGIYLEDDVIAEMKRRGTVLVATIAAPHNINLLGEGAGMPPHVLEKSRMVAEAHLDSFRRARRAGLLLASGTDAGTPGNYHGQNAQELRLMVEHGLSAPEAIAAATVTAAALLGLGERTGRLAPGFAADLLLLAGDPLQEIGLLERPEAIRGVWLEGKRAV; via the coding sequence ATGAACCCGCATCCGGCCTTCGTCATCACGAGCGCCAACATCTTTGACGCCGAGGCCGGTTCGCTGAGGCCGGGCCTCGACGTACGCGTCGAAGACGGGCGCATCGCCGCCATCGGCCGCGCGCTGCCGCGCGCCGCCGCCGAAGTGGTGGACGCCGCGGGGCTGACGCTGCTGCCCGGCCTGATCGATTGCCACGTGCACCTCGCCTACGACGGCCGCCCCGGCGAGCCGCTCGACCCGGTGGACCCGGTCGCCGTCTACGCCTGGCGCATGGCAAACAACGCCCGGGCCACGCTGCGCGCCGGCTTCACCACCGTGCGCGACCTCGGCGCCCCGCACGCGATCAACTGCGAGCTGATGCGCGCCGTCGAGCAGGGCATGGTCGTGGGGCCGCGCATCGTGTCCGCCGGGCGCATGGTGACGATGACCGGCGGCCACGGCTGGCCGATCGGCCGCGAGGCGGACGGCGCCGATGAGGTGCGCAAGGCCGTGCGCGAGCAGCTCAAGGCCGGCGCCCGCGCGATCAAGCTGATGGCCAGCGGCGGCGTGATGACACCGGGCGTGGACCCGCGCTCGCCGCAGCTCGGCCTGGAGGAGCTGCGCGCCGGTGTGGAGGAGGCGCACAAGGCGGGGGTGAGGACGGCCTCGCACGCGCAGGCGGCAGCGGGCATCCGCAACGCTGTCTTCGCCGGCATCGACTCGATCGAGCACGGCATCTACCTCGAAGACGACGTGATCGCGGAGATGAAGCGGCGCGGCACGGTGCTGGTGGCCACGATCGCGGCGCCGCACAACATCAACCTGCTGGGCGAGGGCGCCGGCATGCCGCCGCACGTGCTGGAGAAGTCGCGCATGGTGGCCGAGGCGCACCTCGACTCGTTCCGCCGCGCCCGCCGCGCCGGCCTGCTGCTTGCCTCCGGCACCGACGCGGGCACACCGGGCAACTATCACGGCCAGAACGCGCAGGAGCTGCGGCTGATGGTCGAGCACGGCCTCTCCGCGCCCGAGGCGATCGCTGCCGCCACGGTCACCGCCGCCGCGCTGCTGGGGCTGGGCGAGCGCACAGGCCGCCTCGCGCCGGGCTTCGCCGCCGACCTGCTGCTTCTGGCCGGCGACCCGCTTCAAGAGATCGGCCTGCTGGAGCGGCCCGAGGCGATCCGCGGCGTCTGGCTGGAGGGCAAGCGGGCCGTGTAG